The Camelus dromedarius isolate mCamDro1 chromosome 17, mCamDro1.pat, whole genome shotgun sequence DNA window TCCTCTTGAGCGGTTTTCATTGACATCTGTATTCTGAGTCTCTTCCAGCTACCTTTAAGTATTAACCTCCAAGTTTtactaatacatttttttaacttaaattttacaGGATTTATTTTTGGTTGCTTATAGGTAAGAACACTGACGGACTGATACAGATGCTTTCACCTTGAAACCAGCCTCAATCGAAATTCACTATTTCCCCCATAATATACTTCCGGTGAATTGTGTGGCATTATAAATTTGTGTGACCATTCACATTTTACTACCTTAGTATTTTATACTCTTCCCGATGGCAGGGACACAGGATATAGTACCCACATTCTCTCTGTGCAGTGCCCGATCTACAGTATCTGTCACAGCGTCTGATTCACTACAGATAGGAATCATTGCCTCTATCCTCATATTGCAAAAATAATCATTCTGGGTTTGCCAACAAAACTCTACTACATTGAGGAAGATGATGGAAGGTTAATTCCATTAGTTTCAATATTACATATTCAAAGAATACATCACCAGAATGCTGGATTCACGAATTCTTGACACCATGCATACTATGCTCTTATTATCACATATTGCCTTGGGAACATAGCTGCCAACAGAAAAAACAAGATCATCAGTCGACAAAATAGAAAGTAGTTATATCCATTGCTGATGATACTAAATTTAAATTTGGCAATGATGTAAATATTCTCCCCTAAATCAATTGGTCCACAATTCATAAAGGATACTATCAAAGAAGTCATGCCTCCCTCCACATGGGGTGATGTGGAAATGGTGGGGCCTGGTCCTGTCAACCATTCTCATCCTGTATTAATGAGGTGGTACCCTTACCCCTCTCTTACCAGCCCAGAAACCATGGGAGTAGAGTCCTATTGGCCATCTCTGCCTTGCACTAGCCCAAAGGCGGCACCATTACCCCTCCCCTGCAAAAACTGAGAGGTGGAACCCTGTTGACCATTTCCACCCCTGCACTAAGGCGAATGGAGGTGgtacttcttccttttccaagTACTGCAGAGACCAGTAATAGCTGAAATCTCCTCAAATTTGATAGACCTACACATTTAAAAAGCTGTtcgggaggagggtatagctcaagtggtagaacgcatACTTAGTATGCAtaataaggtcctgggttcaatcccaagtacctcttctaaaaataaagaaatagggggaggtgccaagatggtggagtagagagactcagATCACTGTCTCCCcaaaatacaccaagaattacatctacaggCCCACTGAATTGCATGGAACACCTACTGAACACCTATTGAAGTGTctcacttcaaaatacaggaggattcctCACAAAAcccagtaagagaaagaaagaacacaaaatcaggtaagagaaggaaagaaaaaaagatgaaaaaggaacaatgccatttgcagcaacatggatgaagctggggattgtcattcaaagtgaagtaagccagaaagagaaagaaatacaccatatcatatcactcatatgtggaatcttaaaaaaaaaaaaaagacatgaaattgtatacaaaacaaagacagactcacagacacagaaagcaaacttatggttatcaggagaaaaagggggtgggaagtgatagatggggagttcgagatttgcagatgctaactaatgCACagaaaatagatgaacaaaaagtttatactgtatagcataggaaactatattcaatatcttacagtaactcatggtgaaaaagaacataaaaataaatatatgtatgttcatgtatgactcaagcattatgctgtacaccagaaactgacacatttaaactgtacatatacacacacacacaactaaagagaaaaaatgaaaaagaaacaatccctttaaaaattacatccaaaaaactaaaatacttaggaataaacctgaccaaggaactgaaagacttatatgtggagaacaaCAAAACACTGACTCAGAAAATTAAAgctgacttaaagaaatggaaagatatcccatgttcttgcattggaagaattaatgttttttttttaaatatggaaccataaaagaccccaaattgccaaagcaatctttcataggtctttaaaatttttttaaatatatatttttattgaagtataattaatttacaaGGTTGTgcccatttctggtgtacagcacaatacttcagtcatataggaatatacctatattcattttcacgtttttttcaccataagttactacaacatattgaatatggttccctattctatacagtataaacttgttgtttatctattttatatatattagtatctgcaaatctgaaactcccaatttaatCCTTTCCCatgcccttccccctctggtaaccaaaaatttgctttctatgtctgtgagtctgtttctgttttgtaaaaatgttcatctgtcttttttctttttttttcagatttcacatataagtgatatcatatggtatttttctttctctttccggcttacttcatttagaatgacatatCTGCAGGTccaagaattaacattgttaaaacgGCCAAACTACACAAAtgaatctacagattaaatgtgagtcctatcaaattacctaggacacaccaattcacattcccaccaacagtgtgcaagggttcctttttctccacatccttgccaatatctgttatttgggttctttctgatgatggccattctcacaggtgtgagatgatagctCATTGTGACTTCGATCAGGCATATCCCTGATactggtgatgttgagcaacttttcatgttcctgtgagccatctgcatttcctcttttggaaaaatatctgttcaattCTTctccccatattttaaatgggttggttggTTAGTTGGTTGGTTCCTTTTTAATTAAACTACCActgtggggaggatatagctcagtggtagagtacaagcttagcaagcatgaggtcctgggttcaatccccagtacctccattaaagataaataaacaaattaattaaagtaccattgatttaaaatgttattatcaGTTTTGgatgtacagcatggatggacttggagggcattatgctaagtgaaatgagtcataCAAAGACCAacactgtaagatatcacttacacgtgaaGTCTAAAAAACATACAAGAAACTGGtgcatataacagaaaagaaacagactcacagttgTAGAGAAGGAATCAgtgtttaccagtggggagagggaagggggaggggcaagatggaggtggaggataagaggtacaaactattagatgTAAACAAAGCTGCAAGGAGGTACTGTGCAATATGGGGAATCTAGCCAATCATTTATAATAACTggaaatggagtataacctttcaaaattgtgaattactaaaCTGTATACCTGTAACCCATAATACTGAccatcacctatacttcaattttaaaactatcataatgtaaaataaatacatgaataaatctaaataaaaacaaattacccGGGACATctgtcacagaactagaacaaatgatcttaaaatttatatggaatcacaaaagaccccgaattgccaaagcattactgaagaaaaacaatgaagctggaggaataaccctcccagacttcaggcaatactacagagctagaATAATCAGAACAGCAGGGTATtaatacaaaaacagacatatggatctatggaacagaatagagagcacagaaataaacccacagattgttggtcaattaatctctgacaaaggaggcaaaaatatacaatggagtaaagacagtcccttcagcaaatggggttgggaaaactggatggctGCATGGAAACTGATAAAAGTccaatactccctcacaccatacacaaaaataaactcaaaatggcttaaagacttaaacataagacaggacactataaacctcttagaagaaaacaaaggcaaaaacaacaGCTGGCATAAATCTTAGcactgttctcctagggcagtctacccaggtagtagaaagaaaagcaaacttaaacaaatgggacctaattaaactgataagcaaaagaaaccataagcaaaccaaaaagacaacctgcagaatgggagaaaatatttgcaaacggtGAGACAGACAAGGGCTTACTCTCtctgaatatataaacagctcatacaacttaataagaaaaaaacaaacaacccaatccaaaaatgggtagaagacctaaacaagcagttctctaatgaagacatacaaatggccaacaggcacatgaaaacatgctcgatatcgctaattatcagagacatgcaaatcaaaactacaatgaggtaccccctcacaccagtcagaatggccatcattcaaaatccACAAATAATACATGCTGGACTGGCTGTGCAGGAAACGGAAGCTCcccctacactattggtgggaacgtagtttggtgtagccattatggaaaacagcatggagatacctcaaaaagctaaaaatagactgacatatgatccagcattcccattcctgggcatatatccagagtgaactctaattcaaaaagatacatgcaccccaatattcatggcagcactatatacaatagccaagacatggaagtaacctgaAGGTCTATCGACAGATGGTTGGATAAAGCAGCTctggtaaatttatacaatgggatactactcacacagaaaaaaagaataaaataatgccatttgcagcaacatggattgaccaagagatcatcattctaagtcattctaaagagaaagaaaaatacaatatgatatcactcatatgtgaaatcttaaaaagaaaaagacaaagaaaaaaagggcaatatgaactcatctacaaaacagaaaaggactcacagacatagaaaacaaacttatggttaccaggggtggaagggagtaggaaggaataaatttggtgTTCAAGATCTGTGGatactaacttctatatataaaatagataacaagtttacACTgcatagcacatggaactatattcaatatcttgttgtaacttatggtgaaaaataatatgaaaatgaatatatgtttgttcatgtatgactcaagcattgtgctatactgcagaaactgacaacattgtaaactgactatatttcaaaagcatatatgcattttttaaaaaattaagaacatttattctttaaaagacaCTGCTGACAGAGTAGAAAGACAAACCAGAGTGGAagataatatttacaaatctttaTTTGACCAAAGATCAACTACATAAAGAGCTATCAAAATTcagtagaagaaaataaacatctcggtttaaaaatgggcaaaattaagaagatagtaattatctcaagcatctttcctgaccacaatgccataaaactagaaataaactacagaaaaacgaaggagaaaaaaagtgacagcatggagattaaacaacatgctactgaaaaaaaccaatgggtcgatgataaaatcaaagttgaaattaaaaactactttgagacaaatgataatgaagaTACAACCatacaaaatttatgggacacagcaaaggcagtgctaagagggaggTTTATAGctatacaggccttcctcaaaaaagaaaaatctcaaataaacaatctaacctaccagctaaaagaattagaagagaaaaaaaaaaaaaaaaaaaaagtcagcagaagaaaggaaataataaagatcagggaggaaataagtaaaatagagatttaaaaaaccatagaaaaaaatcaatctggttttttgaaagagtaaataaaattgacaaacctctggccaagctcacaaagaaaagagagaacacaaataagcaaaagaaaggaaaatggagaaattaaaaccagtaacatagaaatacagaatatcataagagaatattatgaacaactatatggaaacaatctagaggagatggacaagtttctggaaacatacagtccaccaagactgaatcaagaagaaaatgaccacttgaacaaactgatcactagaaatgaaatcgaattagcaataaaaaacctccctacaaataaaagtccaggaccggatggcttcactggggaattctactaaacatacaaagaactcataccggtccttctcaaactcttccagaagattgaaaaggaggaaatactcctaaactcattctatgaagccaccattaccctgataccaaaaccaggcaaagacactaccaaaaaagagaattacagaacaatatcactgatgaacatagatgcaaaaatccttaccaaaatattagcaaacagaatccaaaagcacataaaaaggattatacaccacgATCAAGCAgtgttcatcccagggacacaagaacggttcaacatacacaaatcaatcaatgtaatgcatcatatcaacaaaagaaaggacaaaaaccacatgatcatctcaataggtgcagaaaaagcatctgataaaattcaacacctatttatgataaaaactctcaccaaagtgagtatagagggaacatatctcaatgtaataaaagctatatatgacaaacctacagtcagcatagaactcaatggtgaaaaactcaaaaccttcccactaaaatctgggacaaggcaaggctacccactctcaccactcctattcaacatagtcttggaagtcctagccacaacaatcaggcaagagagagaaataaaagggatccaaattggaaaagaagaggtaaaagtgtcactatatgcagatgacatgatagtatacatagaaaaccctaaaaggtccacacaaaaactactagaactaatcgaagaattcagtaaggtaccaggttacaagattaatgtacaaaaatcatttgcgtttctttacactaatgaatcaacaggaaaagaaagtaaagaatcaagcccctttaaaatagcacccaaagtaataaaatacctaggaataaatctaaccaaggaggtgaaagacttatacacagagaactataaaacattgagtaaggaaattaaagaagactttaaaaaatggaaagctaccccatgctcttggactggaagaatcaatattgttaaaatggtcatactgcccaaggcaatctacatatttagtgcaatccctatcaaactactcaggacatatttcacagaactagaacaaatcataataaaatttatttggaatcacaaaagacccagaattgccaaagcattactgaagaaaaaagaaagaggctggaggaataaccctcccagacttcagacaatactacagagctacagtaatcaagacagcatggtattggtacaaaaacagacgtatggaccaatggaacagaataggcagcccagaaatgaacccacaaacttttggtcaaccaatcttcgacaaaggaggcaagaacatacaatagaataaagacagtctcttcagcaaatggtgttgggaaaactggacagcagcatgtaaagcaacgaagctagaacactcccttacaccatacacaaaaataaactcaaaatgaatcaaagacttaaacataagacaagatacaataaacctcctagaagaaaatataggcaaaacattatctgacatacatctcaaaaatgttctcctagggcagtctactcaagcaatataaatgaaaccaagaataaacaaatgggacctaattaaaattacaagattctgcacagcaaaggaagccataagtaaaacaaaacgacaacctatggaatagaaaatttttgcaaatgaaaccgacaaaggcttgatctccaggatatttataaacagctcatacaacttaataagaaaaaacaaacaacccaatccaaaaaatgggcagaagacctaaacaagcaattctccaaagaagaaatacaaatgatcaataggcacatgaaaaaatgctcaatatcactaattatcagagaaatgcaaatcaaaactacaatgaagtatcacctcacaccagtcagaatggccatcattcaaaagtccacaaatgacaaatgctggagaggctgtggaaaaaaggaaaccctcctacactgctggtgggaatgcagtttggtgcagccactgtggaacagtatggagagtcctcaaaagactaggaatagacttaccatatgacccagtaatcccgctcctaggcatatatccagaaggaaccctgcttcaGTATGACACGTagaccccaatgttcacagcagcacttatttacaataaccaagacatggaaacagcctaaatgtccatcaacagatgactggataaagaagctgtggtatatttatacaatggaatactattcagccataaaaactgacaacataacgccatttgcagcaacatggatgttattggagaatgtcattctaagtgaagccagaaagagaaagaaaaatatcatatgagatcgctcacatgtggaatctaaaaaaaagagagaaagaaaagagaaaaagaaaaagaacacaaatacaaaacagaaacagactcagacatagaatacaaacttgtggttgccagaggggagggggtgggaagggacagactcggagtttgaaatttgtagatactgacaggtatatatagaatagataaacaagattatactgtataggtcagggaaatatatacaagatattgtggtagctcacagtgaaaaagtatgtgaaaatgaatatatgtatgttcccgtgtaactgaaaatttgttctacactggaaattgacacagcattgtaaactgactataactcaaaataaaattgttttaaaaatgggcaaattttTTAACAAATGCTTCACCAAGGAAAATTCTGGAtagcaaataagtaaatgaaaagttGGTCAATATTATTGGGGAAATACAGTATAAAAACACCATAAGGTATCACTATATATTTACTAGaatgtgaaacaaaacaaaacaaaacaaaacaaaacccaaaacccaaaaccaaacaaTACCATATGGAGTAACTGGAGCTCCCATATGTTGCTGGTGGGCATGTATAAACATACAACTCTCTGGGCAAGAGTTTTCCAGTTTCTTATCAAGTCAAACATAAATCAACAGTTAACACTctgtaaatacaaaaaaaaaccccattcaCTAGTGTTTCTAGCAGTTTTATCCATAGTCATTCCAAActagaaacaacataaatattcCTCAACTGGTGGAGTGATTAACTGTGGTTCAGCTAGCTATACTGTGGGACActactcagtaacaaaaaagagTGAATTACTGATACATTCAATAGGgggtgaatctcaaaaacacCATGCtctttgaaagaagccagacacaaagaaatgtatactatataattccatttacataatattttaggaaaaaaataaacaaatttatagagacaggaAGCCGACCAGTAGTTGCCTGCTGCTAAGATGGAAGGAGGGACAGATTATAACGGAACATAAGAAAACTTCAGAGGTGATGGAAATATTGTGTGTCTGATTACAGGATTTTATATGTTCATCAAAACTCAAACTGTGCATTGTACAACTGGATTCTATTTGGGAAAGACATAAAATTTCCCTaccttctaaaaaaaaattcagatggaTAAAAGCTATTTGGTATGGGATATCTGATATGAAGGggaagtatttaaaattattgataGAAAATAAGTCTTTATGATTTAGAGTAGGCTAAGATTTCTCAGATATGGTACAGAgagcaaaaaatatgaaaaaaatctgccAAACATAATTatacattaattatatttaaaaaattttttttgcctcAAAAACACTGGAAATAACTTCatatctaaatagacatttctcccattttgaaaaattacagcTGCACAATAGTCCATTATGTGGATATATCATAGTAATTTAAACAGTCTCTCATGTTTGGGCAGTTAGGTGGTTTCCAATATTCGGCAATTACAATGATTGTTGCAGTAAACAACTGATGTATTTTTACTCGCTGAAGGTGTACCGTCACTAAATTCTTTTTAGTGGCATTGGTAGTTCAAAGGCTCtatgcatatacattttattagACACTgccaaaaagaaacattttaagggCAAGCAACAATCTGAaagaaagtatttgtaaaataCATAGAAGATAAGACCTCTATGTACAGTATGTAACAATCTCAAGAAAAACTGAGAGGAGAGCAAGcaattgagaagaaaaataagtggaaaaattaAGTCTCAGAAACAACCCCAATGACTAATGAACTCAAAAAAAATATAAACCTTGCAAGCAAAGACCGGATACTGAAGACAGAAATCTTCCATATACTTCTTGTAGGAATATAAATTGAGAGCCATTTCGGAATGCTTTTTGGAATCTACTGCAAGGGTTGTGGACATACTCCAGGAACTAGCCATTCTCTTTTTGGGCTTGAGTCTATTTCTATATATCCTCAAAGACTCTTTAAAAACTGCCTATtatcctttcattcatttttctatgtagaaatttaaaatctttagGGGAAGTTTAAACTCACAAAGCAGGGCTTACCAGCTCGGTGTCTGATCACTTCCTATGTGTTCCAAGTGACAGCAGCTCCTGAGGTACGGATAACGGCCTTCCTCTTCCCACATGTACACGTGCAGAGAGTCATCCACGGATGTCGTCAGGACATGGAGAGAATCCTTCAAAGGATACCGGTGGGTGAGTGGCCCAGAGTGCAAGTCAAAGCCATGAGCGGGGGGAGAAGGAGTTTACGTACCACCCATAAGTTGCAGATGGTCTTGTCGTGGTACTCAAACCGCTGCAGCAGGTGGCCACTGATGCTGACGAGGAAGAGGTATGGCCCACTCTCAAAGACAATCGTATTTCCATCACTGACTCCCATCCAAATAGGACTCTCCATGTGAACTGGCAACAGGAAACTTGCAACCTCACGTGCTGTTTCCACacaaaacacacgcacacacatgtagTCGTACTTTGGATCATTCAGTCAGAACAGTATCTTTACACTGAATGAAAAAACCTATTTCCTGCTTCCATGGGACTTCAGCTCAATAAGGAAAACGAAAGGTAGGTCAGTGGCCTGACAAATACGTGTCCCTGACAGTGGTGATAGGGGCTGTAACATGGGAACACAGGTCTGTATTCCTAGCTCGGGCACTGAGGGAAGGGGCACTGGAATCCAGGCCCGAAAGTATCATGGGAATCCAAACATGTCTGCTCGAGAGAGCTGGGTGGAGTGCAGAGGTCAGAATGCTAAGGCATTAGAGTCAAACCAGCGTGGGTCAGCCTCCAGCTAAAGAAATCCCCAGCCCCCTTTACACAGACAGACCTATTCACACACACTCACGGCTAAAAATGAAAGCATGCGAATAGGGAGAAACCAGTGCTACTCATGCGGCATAGCCTACCTACCTTGGATGAATGTCCTGCCCCCAGTCCCCTCAGTTGTTAGATCCAAGGTGGTGAATCCTGTCTTTTTTAAAGCATCTCTTTGGAACATCAGTGTTACCCTGTTTGTCCTCCTTGGGGCCCAGCAGGCTCTGCAGCATGATGAAaacgggagagagagagagagaggcgttCTGCCTTCTGATGGTCTCAGTAAGCACTCTGTGAAAAATACCTATGGAGAGAGCATTGCACACGTAGTCAGATGAAGGGGGGAGGTCAGAGCATCTCAGTATAGGAGTGATTCCAGAAAAGCCTCTTTCCAAGTCCTCATCTTGTAGCCAAAGGTTTACTCTGAATCTCAGAAAGCACTGAGTGATCACTGCTTGTCACTGGAAACTGTCTTCCTATCCTGCCTGTCAGGACACACATAGCAGAAGCTTCTCTTCTGGCCAGTTTGAACCCCTGATCAAGATGCAGTTGCCTAAATAGAGGGGAAAATCTCAGAGAACTAGTCAGGGTCTGTTTTGATTTTGCTGCCTTCTCTCTCAGCTCCTGGTTCTCTGGTGCCCAGTCCACATGCTAAACATGGTCTGCTTCAAGGCCAAAGACTTTTTCAGAGTGACATTCAGAGGCTGATGCgtttttttatttacttctggGCTTCTTTGTGCTTTCCAGCCAAGGCAGATAAAAGTAAAGTAAGGAAAGGAGAAGTAAATAAGGTTACTAAACATCTTCATTCCTTGACATCTTTCACCCTCCTCCATCTCTTTGACTCATTAAGGCTTCTTGagcaaatattaataaatatttgtcttgGCAACTGGGTATTATTGCTTCAAAGACATTGTTTCTTGGCTTTGGGAATGGATTCAACGTGTGATGTGGCCTTTGAGAGGAGGGAGCAGTCATGTCCGATCCTCACTAAGCTCTGCCATTTTTCTAATACTGCCTAACCTCACCTTCCTCATGCTTGACCCACTGCTCCTGAAATTTAGAGCAGTACCTACCTTTGGCAAGATACATTCATGTGTCCCAGATGCAAAGATCCACCTTTTGTCAGGAGAGCAGTAGAGAAGATCAACTCTGTATTTAAATGCGTTAACTTTAGAAACAGTCTTTAACTCAGGCACCGTCAGTGTGTAGATGTCGCCTTCACAAGTGCCTACCTGAAACCAGAGCATCAGTATCATGTCAACAGAAGGAGACATGAAGTCGTCAAGTATGCAGAAGTCAGCACAGTCATCTGCAAGGTAAGTCACCATTTCCTCAATCACAATGGAGGCTAAAACCTCTGACCAGCCGGCCTCACAAAGTTGTTGGGATAATCCCAAGAAATCAAACTTTCTAAGCTCCAAAGTACTCCTCAAGGATAGTTACTCATTATTACATCAACAATATTCTTTTTCTCAGTGTCTCCCCAAAACCACATCTCCTTGTCCACACATAGTCCTTGTCTAAATTCATGTACTGTACAATAATACACACTTGGAAGATGAAACAGAGACATgaaataattcaggaaaaaatttttaacaaaaatgactgggggatattcaatatcttgtagtaacctataatgaaaaaagaatatgaaaaggaacatatgtatgtatgtgtatgactgaaacattatgctgtacactagaaatagacacaacattgtaaactgactatacttcaactaaaataaataactctgacattttaaaaataaaatagggaacAAAATATGGAAGACCAAGAGGCTTACTAATGTTAACTATTGTATCAACTTGAGTGAATGGCTTAACAGTGAGGAGCCTCTGTGGATTCATCTCCAACAGGGAAGTAATGATACCAACTGAAAACGTGTTGATGTGAACATCAGACGAAACCCACATGTGTAAATTGCATTAATAGCATTCCATTGATAATAAACATGTAtacattttaacataaatatataatataaaaataaatgaggacatattctgtatttggaaaaaaaaaaaagacaagaatgaCTGGGGAAATGTACCTGAAGCAGGTCAACATCCAAGATGGTTTGGAGGTTTCTATGGCCACCATTCACTGGTATATTGTGGCTCTCAGGCTACGTGATAGGAATACCTCCGAGAAGACAGACTGTGATGTGACAGTAAGAGGGCCACAACACTTGTTAAGGCAGCAGGCATTTGGTTTTGTGGGCCCTCTCAGGATTCAGGGCTCACTTACCATCAGGAATGGGCCATCCTTTGTGAGAAAGGCTTCCAAGGAGAGACAGGCCTGAGACATGATGAGGGTCGCCAGAGTGTCCTCATCCCGACAATTCCACACTTTGATGGCTCCCTTCAAATCTACAGTGAATGCAAGATGCATCTGAGG harbors:
- the FBXW12 gene encoding F-box/WD repeat-containing protein 12 isoform X1; protein product: MEGRLPDEVLFRIFSFLDASSLLHVAQVNKYWNKVAESEPLWRNLCRRKWSFCTFSHRCPGAQTWKQYFLKQTRQERWMASAKPENFVYKAAVGNLGILGPMAYLSGSGPTMDEEKSIICTVSSKRMLFAWDVQEGTMIWSSPVQQSSIMHLATLPQMHLAFTVDLKGAIKVWNCRDEDTLATLIMSQACLSLEAFLTKDGPFLMVGTCEGDIYTLTVPELKTVSKVNAFKYRVDLLYCSPDKRWIFASGTHECILPKVFFTECLLRPSEGRTPLSLSLPFSSCCRACWAPRRTNRVTLMFQRDALKKTGFTTLDLTTEGTGGRTFIQAREVASFLLPVHMESPIWMGVSDGNTIVFESGPYLFLVSISGHLLQRFEYHDKTICNLWVDSLHVLTTSVDDSLHVYMWEEEGRYPYLRSCCHLEHIGSDQTPSCYVPKAICDNKSIVCMVSRIRESSILVGISIKESSRCREKLGFCLNGGVCVLRSGSDIFCSFFSALEVIVTQVNIPVSK
- the FBXW12 gene encoding F-box/WD repeat-containing protein 12 isoform X2; its protein translation is MEGRLPDEVLFRIFSFLDASSLLHVAQVNKYWNKVAESEPLWRNLCRRKWSFCTFSHRCPGAQTWKQYFLKQTRQERWMASAKPENFVYKAAVGNLGILGPMAYLSGSGPTMDEEKSIICTVSSKRMLFAWDVQEGTMIWSSPVQQSSIMHLATLPQMHLAFTVDLKGAIKVWNCRDEDTLATLIMSQACLSLEAFLTKDGPFLMVGTCEGDIYTLTVPELKTVSKVNAFKYRVDLLYCSPDKRWIFASGTHECILPKVFFTECLLRPSEGRTPLSLSLPFSSCCRACWAPRRTNRVTLMFQRDALKKTGFTTLDLTTEGTGGRTFIQAREVASFLLPVHMESPIWMGVSDGNTIVFESGPYLFLVSISGHLLQRFEYHDKTICNLWVDSLHVLTTSVDDSLHVYMWEEEGRYPYLRSCCHLEHIGSDQTPS